A single window of Oreochromis aureus strain Israel breed Guangdong linkage group 5, ZZ_aureus, whole genome shotgun sequence DNA harbors:
- the LOC120440171 gene encoding L-selectin-like, protein MITMYLHFGYIARLSSSSPQSSMMIVKILLGVLYLSGGLVLSKCRRYHFVNKPFTWYEAQSYCRKNYVGLACIENSEEMNQVINTVSSAGYNSEVWIGVYIHLQRHAASQNDDESWNWKKQIQSEPFLVSYFCQSISVSGQWYSNCSVEHPFICYNGTSQSPQYVLVNESMDWFRALRYCRENFTDIASYSISDSQLQILLPNGDRAWIGVISYPEIRQRDCGNSSFRYWDDFGNIPSIFRSLFGVADLQRSGKWRLIEYFTKIPFVCFDNLPAPGKENVQKKVIKMNLNLEGLSVDLNDRAVKANLTKLQDKLEEKGVNGVNLKWRKLPDGAVFHKEEKNTKKEEKKKTEL, encoded by the exons ATGATAACAATGTACCTACATTTTGGTTACATAGCCAGACTTTCCTCTTCCAGTCCACAGAGCAGCATGATGATTGTGAAGATCCTGCTGGGTGTCTTGTATCTCTCAG GGGGGCTCGTCCTCTCCAAATGCCGTCGGTACCACTTTGTTAATAAGCCTTTTACTTGGTATGAGGCTCAGAGCTACTGCAGAAAGAACTACGTAGGCCTGGCCTGCATTGAAAACAGTGAAGAAATGAACCAAGTTATCAATACAGTTTCATCTGCTGGTTACAACTCTGAGGTCTGGATTGGTGTTTACATTCATTTACAGCGGCATGCTGCATCTCAGAATGATGATGAGTCCTGgaactggaaaaaacaaattcaaagtGAACCTTTCTTAGTTTCCTATTTTTGTCAAAGCATTTCAGTGAGTGGACAGTGGTATTCCAACTGCTCAGTGGAACATCCATTCATCTGTTACAATG GAACTTCGCAGAGTCCTCAATATGTTCTTGTTAATGAAAGCATGGACTGGTTCCGAGCTCTGAGGTACTGCAGGGAGAACTTCACAGACATAGCCAGTTATTCGATATCTGACAGTCAGTTGCAGATACTGCTGCCAAATGGGGATCGAGCGTGGATAGGCGTCATTTCATATCCCGAAATTCGCCAGAGAGATTGTGGCAACTCTTCATTCCGATACTGGGATGACTTCGGAAACATTCCGAGCATTTTTCGCTCATTGTTTGGTGTTGCAGATTTGCAGAGATCAGGAAAATGGAGGTTAATCGAGTATTTCACAAAAATACCATTTGTCTGCTTTGACAACCTGCCAGCTCCTGGAAAGGAAAATGTTCAGAAAAAAG TAATAAAAATGAACCTGAATCTGGAGGGCCTGTCTGTGGATCTGAATGACAGAGCTGTCAAAGCAAACCTAACAAAG ctgCAGGACAAACTGGAGGAAAAAGGAGTGAATGGAGTCAATCTGAAGTGGAGAAAGCTGCCTGATGGAGCAGTCTTCCATAAAGAGGAGAAAAATACtaagaaggaagaaaagaagaaaactgagcTGTGA